The genomic interval GCATCTCGCGCACGATCGCCGCCAGGCTGTCGGCCTCCGACTCGATCGCCCCGGTCAGCGGGTAGCAGCCGAGCGTGCGGAAGCGCACCATGCGCTCCTCCACCACCTCGCCCGGCTGGAGCGTCAGCCGCGCGTCGTCGACCATGATCAGCATGCCGTCGCGCCGCACCACCGGCCGGCGCGCCGCAAAATACAGCGGCACCATCGGGATGTTCTCGGTCAGGATGTATTGCCAGATGTCCAGCTCGGTCCAGTTCGACAGCGGGAACGCCCGGATCGACTCGCCCTTCGCGATGCGCGCGTTGTACAGGTTCCAAAGCTCCGGGCGCTGCGTCTTCGGGTCCCAGCCGTGATTGGCGGTCCTGAACGAGAACACCCGCTCCTTGGCCCGGCTCTTCTCCTCGTCGCGCCGCGCCCCGCCAAAGGCCGCGTCGAAGCCGTACTTGCTCAGCGCCTGCTTCAGCGCCTCCGTCTTCATCACATGCGTGTGCACCGAAGACCCGTGCTCGAACGGGTTGATCCCCGCCGCCAGCCCCTC from Polymorphum gilvum SL003B-26A1 carries:
- the cysD gene encoding sulfate adenylyltransferase subunit CysD; amino-acid sequence: MSDRLSNLRRLEAESIHILREVAAEFRNPVMLYSIGKDSGVMLHLAMKAFAPGKPPFPLLHVDTTWKFKEMISFRDETARRLGLDLIVHTNPEGLAAGINPFEHGSSVHTHVMKTEALKQALSKYGFDAAFGGARRDEEKSRAKERVFSFRTANHGWDPKTQRPELWNLYNARIAKGESIRAFPLSNWTELDIWQYILTENIPMVPLYFAARRPVVRRDGMLIMVDDARLTLQPGEVVEERMVRFRTLGCYPLTGAIESEADSLAAIVREMLIARTSERSGRLIDHDEGASMEKKKREGYF